The Solea senegalensis isolate Sse05_10M linkage group LG9, IFAPA_SoseM_1, whole genome shotgun sequence genome has a segment encoding these proteins:
- the LOC122774370 gene encoding adenosine receptor A1-like — MDFMWLYSLSQCLLAVAVIVVSVRLCLAVSGTGAVADNREGTQTGGSQPGSVSCCLRLCLGWVGAVGGALKVPVTVLVNLRTPQCLYTCITLVCFPLLVRQFTMFLLILITLDTRLQDHLAHRYSSMVTRRRALCVVLLCWVASVLSSFAQFFSSDVLNTRKNGGSGPSTTGLELHGNWTTSLPLLTPSTLPSWHHHDRKVIGKHLPYGGFLSKFYVEDMQNFTYAEIHRSHWVVCSPDTVLTPTFLVYVHGMMAFMLPLLCLSALYLSMLCIKHRNISIDPSKRDSCQVRTLALSLSLLVLLCLPIHVVHALLLFTPSIDPPACVHAVAMFLFQLYSLVPQILFKPHWTKVGEERTTFPLSVPNLPPAAPWLSAKHSLKAKVFPDV; from the exons ATGGACTTCATGTGGCTGTACTCGCTGAGTCAGTGCCTCCTCGCTGTGGCTGTGATCGTGGTAAGTGTGAGGCTGTGCTTGGCGGTCAGTGGCACCGGCGCCGTGGCCGACAACCGAGAGGGAACCCAGACCGGCGGAAGTCAACCCGGGAGCGTCTCCTGCTGTCTGCGGCTGTGCCTGGGCTGGGTGGGGGCAGTGGGGGGGGCACTGAAAGTCCCAGTAACTGTGTTGGTCAACCTGCGGACCCCCCAGTGTCTGTACACCTGCATTACCTTGGTGTGTTTCCCCCTGCTGGTCAGGCAGTTTACCATGTTCCTGCTTATACTAATCACACTGGACACTCGCCTGCAGGATCATCTGGCACACAG GTACTCCTCCATGGTGACCCGTCGTCGAGCTCTGTGTGTGGTCCTGCTGTGCTGGGTGGCCTCTGTTCTGTCTTCCTTCGCGCAGTTCTTCAGCTCCGACGTCCTCAACACCCGGAAAAATGGTGGTAGTGGTCCAAGCACAACCGGCCTTGAGCTGCACGGCAACTGGACTACGTCTTTACCTCTCCTCACCCCTTCCACACTCCCATCATGGCACCACCACGACCGCAAGGTCATCGGGAAGCACCTTCCATACGGAGGCTTCCTGTCCAAGTTTTATGTGGAGGACATGCAGAACTTCACCTATGCGGAGATCCACCGCAGTCACTGGGTCGTGTGTTCTCCTGACACTGTTCTCACTCCCACATTTCTAGTCTATGTTCATGGGATGATGGCTTTTATGCTACCATTGCTTTGTCTGTCAGCTCTTTACCTTAGCATGCTCTGCATCAAGCACAGGAATATATCTATCGACCCTTCAAAACGAGATTCCTGCCAGGTCCGCACCCTGGCTCTGTCCCTCTCCCTGTTAGTTCTGCTGTGTCTGCCGATCCACGTCGTCCATGCTCTCTTGCTTTTCACTCCCAGCATCGACCCTCCAGCCTGTGTTCATGCAGTGGCCATGTTCCTCTTCCAGCTGTACAGCCTCGTTCCCCAGATTCTCTTCAAACCCCATTGGACAAAAGTAGGCGAAGAACGAACAACGTTCCCTCTTTCTGTGCCCAACCTTCCACCT GCAGCTCCGTGGTTATCAGCCAAACACTCCCTCAAAGCCAAAGTGTTCCCCGATGTCTGA